From Carcharodon carcharias isolate sCarCar2 chromosome 21, sCarCar2.pri, whole genome shotgun sequence:
cttttcattgaTCAGTATCTTCCCAATTAAAAGTACAGATCAACATCTTATTTTAGTTGTTTTATATCCATTTCAATTACAAGCTCTAAGGTTTTCATGAGAAGGCGCAATTAGAAGAACACTTCGTGCCTCCTAATTTCTGGGGACATTGGGTTCAAGGTAAACATCAATGGAAACAATATCAGGAAGAATTAGCTAAACTAACTGTAACTGTGGGAGGTTTACAGTGAATTAAAAGATTCGCAcacctttttttttaagatttcAAAAAAACATAAACACCATGCCTCAATGTTTGTAGTCCTTTGTTAGTTTCTTCATGCCAATATTTACTGAGATGATGTACGTGTCCTTATAATTGCCTCAACAAAACCTATTTTGAAACAGCATGTACTTAATTTTAGTACTCCTGTTCAAACCCCTTCTGTTCCATATTTTTTCGCCCTCATATCCATAATGAATGTTGCTTTGTTATAGAATCTTTGGTTAATTTAAAAATTAACACTGGCTAAAAACTAGGTGCAATAGAACTAGAACAATAGAACTGCTAGTCAATATGAAGCATATAAATTTTTCAGTAAATGGGTATTAAGAACTTATATTGTCACATTTAACTTTTACTCTGTTAACATTTCAAATGGATAAAAAACGGATTACATTTCTGTTTTGCATATTCTTAAATATTAACATAATCTTTCAGTTTCCTACCTGGTGATGCTCAGTATTTAAGGTGTTGCTTAATTTAAATATGCAGAAACCATAAAATATTGCTTATTAATGTTTGATATTACCAACAAAATATATTATTGAATTTATAATAGACAAAAGCACAGGTCAAGCTTATACTTGTTGGCAAAGATATGCCTATGAATCAGACATTTCTTCAGATGGAATAAACTATGATGTTATGAACCATTAATAATCAGTGCAGCATACTAGACAAGTCTTAATAGTAAGATATAACAAAAGAAGTGTTTCCCCTTTTCAAAGCTACTCAACTTCCTCAAAAGTGAAACAGAAAATGATCCTTCCTATGGGAAGCGGTCATGGTCTCTCTACTTTAAACTTGGACTCTGCTCTGACACAGCAAACTGCAGGAAATGTGATTCAAACAACACAAATTACCAAAATGGTGTAAATCCTCTGATAATCGGAATGAATGATGGAACTCATTTGTAAACTGGATTCTGATGAATGATTGAACTCATTTGTAAACTAGTCTTCTAAGTGTGGTTAATGTTCAGAAATGTTTCCAAGTTAATCTCACCTTTTGAGCTGCTTTAGAGGGACCCTTGTTTTTGCTTCCTTTTGGTCTTCCCCTAGGTCGTTTAGGCGTAGGTGGTCCAGTCGGTTCCTATAATTTAATACGGAACAGTGGCCAGTTAAACACAGACCTAAGGAACGCTAGGTTTCAATACATTAAATTCTTTAGAAAGTGCACTAACAAAACCACACAAGCTCAATGTATAAAACTGGTGCTTGGTGGCTTTATGCAGTTTGCTGGGATTTGTTTTCCCATAATGTTTTAATTGTGGAAAATATTGAATGATATATTACAGTACTGGGTTACACTTTTAGTTAAAAACCatgttttaaattatatatatttatattttatatatatataaaccaaAATATTATTCACCTTCTTAAATCATTGTTGTGAATATGAATCTTCACAAAAACAGCTGCTATGTAATAGGGGAGAAGTCTGAATGTTTTATTGGCAAAATAGATGTGACCTGTATACAGTATGTAACTGGACTTAACCAAATATGGCAAACTGATGTTTTAAAGTTTGCGAGAGACAAATAACTGATTTTAGTTTACATTGCACTATACTCCAAATAGTCTGATGCTGCAAGTTACTTAAAAACCCACTGATGTGAAGTGACCAGTTACCACGCCAATAGTGTGAGCTAAGTTCTGCAGAGTCAATAGGCAATCACCATTCAAACCGGAGATGGTCAAGTTTTCAACTAATAGATGCAATGAAAAACTTTAATCTCGTTGGTTGAAGGAGCTCGGACCCTTAATATTTACACCTTGAATCCGCCCTTTTCAACCAGATTCTCCATGAAACTCAGATGACGGGGAGGATCGCTGCAAACTCTTGTGCGCTTAGCCAAGCAGCATTTTTAACAACACGGAGACATTTAATATTAAGAGAACGTGTCAAATCCAAGCGGAAGGAAAGGTCTGTTCGGACATTTGTTTGCATCTTAAATAAACCACTGCCCCGCAGCTTCATGATCTGGGCACACACCATATTATAAAACAGCCTATCCTTACAGGACGTCCTGCTTGctagctatatatatatatatatatatatataaagcaaCCAACACTGGAAATAAGGGACaaaaattgggggggggggggggggggtagtggtggtTTAGTCATCCGGACAAGCACAAAAACAGTTATTTCACTTGCACAGAGTGGTGTATAAACAGACTGTGCCCAATAATGAAAAAGTGCCTCGCTCTTGTTGTGGACAATCTGGAATTACTGTATTTGCATAAAATAAGGTCCATTACTACGGTCCTGAAAGTGCTCGGTGAAGGGGCAGACGGTAATATCATAGTTTCTAGCGCGGAAACAGTGCGGCAACGTAACATTAGGAAAGACTCCCTGCAAAACCATGGGAAAAGAAACCTTTGTGGCAGCcacgtaagagagagagagagagagagggcgagtgtgtgtgtcccaCAAGACATCAAATTAGGCGGGATTTTCAGATCCTTTTTTTAAATGGGTGATTCTTGAAAAACAAGAAACTAACTAACCGGCTATTACAGGGGAGTTCCAAACGTCTTGGAAGACATGAATGTGCAACAGGTAACTCCGGTAACCATCCTTCATTCAGTTTATTATTATTCGCATTTGCTTTTATTATTGATAGCACTGGCAGGCGGATTTAACGTTACAGTCACCCAGAGGTCATTGTTTGAAAGTGTTTCCCAACCTACATTAAACACATCCACTGAAAAGTCTTCATCGATAACTCTGGCTTTCAGCAAATTCTCAAACTGAGCAGCATCCACTGCAGAActaaagccagagagagagattaaatgaaAGGATGGCAAGCTTCGCAGTAAACGCAAACCAAGCGCACCAAGGCAGTCCTAATCCTAATCCTGTATGTTcctattcagtttaaaaaaaagacaattttTCATCAAAAAAAATCGCATAATACTGACTTGCTGCTGTTTCTTGGGTCTTCCCCGACCTCTCTTCTGCGGTGTCTCTGCAGGCTGTTCCGGGGGAGTCGATGACTGGCTCGGTCCTTCACCTCTTGTGCTCATTGTGGCTTCTGACACACTGGCTCTTTCCAACAGGTTAACACAAGAAGCAGAAACACCGGACGTCCTGGTGTTGAATGTGATGAGGAggaggcaaaaaaaaaagaaatggagGAGGgaatgggattgggggggggggggcgttggggggtaAGAAACTAGGGCAAATTGCAGGATGCTACAAAAGATTCAAGTCCTCGTAGTAGGTACCGCTGTTTTTTTAATACCCTTCTGTTGTTGTAATTTTAACGGGGATTAGCTGTGAACCGAGGCAATTATAATCTGCCGGGACAGCACACACTGAAATCGGGGCTCTACAGTTTACTGCCAATGACCATACTTTATGTAAACTAATAAACGGCGGGGACAGAGCGCGGCAGCCGGGTGTACAGAAGTTTCAATGAAAGCAAGAGTTACCGGGTCTATTATTCCTCTCCAGCCCACGGAATGAGAATGGGTTAAAAAAAACACCTTTCCCCGTGGCTGGAaataggagggagggggagggaggaggaaggtggggttgaaaaagagaaaagggaggtggagaggagaggggaggtgagggggtgggggtggggtggggggggatgaggCAGGACGCAGGGAACTAGCGATCAGTTCGGACAAGAGCCAGATAAAACATGAGGAATTCACCAACACTGGGGGAAAGCAAGCCCACAGTCAAGGGAGCTCACGTGTCCCGGGCTCAGGCACTCTGTAACAAAGCCTCCTCTGAATGGCTGAAATCCAACAGGTTACTTAAATACACACCGTCGGATCAGCGCAGAACATTCCGAGGGGACGGGTGCTTTACAAAGTTTTTGCATTTGTATAGAGATATGCCGCAGCGCTTCaaccgggggtggtgggggggggggggggaacccaGTATAGGTGGCCGAACTGCAGTTTGGgtgcttccccccctccccagttgCAATCTTCTGCCTTTATAGCGAGTGGCATTGGGGGCTGCTGATTGCTGTACAAAGGGCAccggggagagggaggaggagagacagaAGTGTCTCCCCCTATTCTTTAAATCTACATGAAATCAAACACTGCTCCAAATTTTGCACAATAAGCAATTTGCTAatttcaccccccctccccaaaataTAAGCACTTTAAGATAAATCCTGTTATTATAAGTAGTATGGTTGGAACAGTATTGGTGAATTATTTAGAcgattaaacacacacacatatatatatatgtgcagCTAAAGTTTGCGATTGTGTGCAGATGAGGAGGGAGCATCTTCCTCTCTAGATGTGGTGCACTGTGCACTCTCTAAAAGCTGCATGTGCTTTCTCGACCTCCAACAGCCAAGCGGCACTTTGATCTGCGCCGCTCAACGACATGAAGTGAGATCAATTACAGAGGAACAACAGTGACAAAGAATTCGCTGCTTTACGTGAAGGCAGTTTCCCACGATCGCCGAGTCAGTTCAGAACAAGGAATTTGGAtttctccctgtcctctctgtctgcCACACAATAGCGAGGAAAGTTGCTGAGGTTGGTGGTGgtaggggggtagagagagagagagaaagacatgaATTTCTGTGCCTCGTcggggagaggaagagggaacaCAGACAAGTTTACAGTATGTGAACTTTACgcgttgattgttgcaaaaaataAACAACAAAAAAGTAAAGGCGTTTCGCAATCATTCGGCTGAGAGTGGCTGGTAAAACGAGTAACTGCGAACTTTACAATAAAATCCTacagctcccccaccaccaccaccccccccccccaaaaaaaaaatatCCGCGGTTAATCTGTCATTCGCAGATCAACTTCATTCACAAAAAAACCCAGCACGGGACCCCCAAGAAGCAGGACGGGAAAGTTTGCCCGCCCGTCTGCTCTGGACTCCTCCCCCTGCAGACTGCATGGCGTCAGCGCTTGAAACGAATGAAATGATCATGCTGAAAAAAAAACTAATCAATAGCCATTGCCATAAATTACTGCAGGAAGtgctaaaaaaaaacatgaattcCTGAAAGAAGACCGGCCGTACCTCTGGCATGTATCGCTCGGAAAACGACATTGGGTAATCATAGATAAGGCTTTTATTTTACCCACTCACCCCAGAAATGAAAACATTTGGTTGGTGCAATTGCAACTTGAAAGCCTTTCCTACATTTGAGCGGTGGGGGAGGCTCTGCTTCTGCCCCTTTACAAATTAAATCCTGACAAGGAAAGGACTTCCTATCCCCGTTTGATTGCTCTAATTGCTTAAAATCCAAACTGTATGGGTGTGGAAATGTAAACTTTAACAAGAGGGATCTATTTCCTGATGGTCCTGCTTCGAACTGAATCCGTTGTCTAGTATTTTATAATGTCACTCGTTTGACATCAACAATCGATtttggaagggggggggggggcttggggcttgtgggggaggggagaagtggGTTTGCCCACAGCTTTAAAACATTTACTTGGGCGTGTTAACAAGCGTGATGGTTGCTGCTTCTATTTATGACAGCGATGGTGGACTGTGCTGTCACATTAAATATGTTTATTTCCTGTCTTTTGGCTCTGTAGGGCTGCCGAGGAAATGTCAGCATAGGCTATGCAGCAGGGGAAAGGATTATTAGGAAGCATGGTGTGCCACACGCATAGACACTGAAAGGTGGGGCCACACCAAGGGAAAgcaaccatcccccccaccccaaaacccaCCCAACAGAATGTTTGGCATTACATGTCATTCCCCGAACGGTGTTAACATTATCTTGTAAAGCTCAAAGCGTTATATAAAATGCCAGTTTTCCTTTGCAAACACACAattgctgtttttaaaaaatatattaactgaaaaacaaaaagccACTTTTTTTTCCCTCAATCAAATCTAATTCATTCACTAAGTCTTTGCCTCTCAGCTGGCACTGTAATGGGAGCCCCCCACCCAGTGTTCGAAAGACGCTGGTGACCTGGAGCAAGTTTTACCTAATGGCAGAAACAAAGAGAAGGGCACAGCTTAGCTCCTCGCTTTATCCTACGAATTCATGTGTAAACATACAAACACGATTCTATCTAGGGTGCAAATCTTCAGATacttgaggagggagggggaggagatggaccaGGAGACAGGGGCgctgtttttaaagtttcaagtgtgcttgtttttatttcagtgaaTAGTAGTCTGAAACATTTTGTTTTATCTGATGGAGAAAACAACCCGAGGGATGAACAAAAGAAACTTTCAACGCCACCACATATGGATTTACACAAAGCACAAAGGGACCATCTATAAACATAAAGCAAGAGCAAGGGAGGAGCCAACATGTTAAAGAAAAGTGTCGCTCAGATAGAACCTCTAACCCTGAACTTTTTGTTTGCACATGTCAACCAACTTGTTTGTTCATAAACAAACCCATGCTGAacgctctctccccttgtgcaaCAGTCGGTTCCATTTCTCATAATCTCCCCTCATCGTTATGGAGACAGAATGATTTATACATATGAGCGTTTCTTTTTCACGAACACATTCATTTCATGAAGCCCCTCTCCCATAGCCCATCACGCCGTGCTCGGTTTAAATTGTCTTTTTTTTGGAATCTGATCCTTGATTCAAAATGGCATTGTTAATTTTGCATTTCGCCGGTGGATGGTGTGAATTTGACAGCAATGCGGACAATGTAACTccagaaagatttttttttaaaaaatgccaagGTTCCCAATGTTATCTTACTGATGTGTACGTTTTTATATACTTAACACATTTCAAAAACGAATTAAAACGCATAATCGCAATTAGCAACAAATATAGCTGCTTTGCTGAACTATATGTATGTTAAAACCATCAGCAACCAGGAATACGCCATTCCTTCAATACGCCTCGGCTTCCTTTGCAGAAAAAAGTCTCCACGTGGTATGTTTTTAAAATCATAATGTATTGCTACAAAGACATTTTTCAGAGTCccaggagagaaggctgtggacAAAAACCTTAGTATGTCTAATAATGCTCTTGTTGTTTTGAGAGTTTCAGTTTCTTAAAGATCTATTCGGGACTTTGTAGAGAGGGAGGAAAACGGCTCCAGTAGCGatagtttttttttgggggggcggtggtggtggtgtaaTTTGTGATTGTGAAATTGGCTTGAAAAATTGGAATTGTTCACCTTTAAAATGCCCAAAAGATTGCCTGCAATTAGACATGTACCGAGATAGATTTTCAGTTTATTTTGTAAAgtgccattttaaaaaaatatctatATCTATATCAATCTATAGATAACTTTGCCTGTAGGTACAGCTTATTGTGCCTGTACACGTATCATCTTGTGCTGCAACTGCTGCCCTTTATAATTAACCATAGTAGTAGGGTCAGTTCCATTTAAGTGAATATTTATGTTAACTGAATAGAAATTGGGGAAGCTCGTTTTCTGCCTAAGtctgttttctttaaaaaaaaagttaaatgaaTTCCTTTATTTCAAACAGGGTTTGCATTGTGAGtataagaaaaataaaataaaagcagcaTAAACGTTTCCTATTTTATAAATCTATTGCTGTCAAACATGTAGCAGAATtattgcatttgaacatggatttTAATGTGAATTTCTGCTATGTAAATAAATTGCGCTATGTAAACCAGGTTCATTGACTGGTTCTCTGTCCCCTGTATACTCTGCAGCTTTACATTCGGATTTGTTGTCAATTTCCATGTAACTCAAAGTTAAATTACGGTTAGGGCAAACATGTTATTTCTTAATTTGTTTGGAGTGCAAGTTCCCTTTGGCTAGTGGTGTCTGTGGTATAATGT
This genomic window contains:
- the hmga2 gene encoding high mobility group protein HMGI-C gives rise to the protein MSTRGEGPSQSSTPPEQPAETPQKRGRGRPKKQQQEPTGPPTPKRPRGRPKGSKNKGPSKAAQKKAEPTGEKRPRGRPRKWPQQEVQKKPAQEEGEGTSTEED